ccaagagccttggatgtgaGTCTGACTGCAAgattgtgtcatgaaagtgtgataactaaatagaaaaaaatttaatattaaagaatgaaattaaacaaaaacatattaattaaaaaggaaaaaaaaacaaagcaaagcactattccaatgaatagtGCTTTGTGAGGAGGGGTACAATAAAATTCCATCAGGAGATCACGATaatctaatgaaaaataaacaaaacaaatcataaagtttaattctcaatcaaatagatattaaaagatgaaattggaagaaaaaaactaattaagaaaaagaaaaaaaatctgaatcaactgggttaacccgtcaaacctgggatccgtgtcatgagagtgtgataactaaatagaaaaaaatttaacattaacgaactaaattaaacaaaaaaagatttgattaaaaaaagcaaaaaaaaagtaataactaataatatttttttcaaatttattaattattatattagcaatattcattataataaaaataataatatttataatacaaataataatattaataataatatcaaacttgcatgactcaagtttaagtggatCTAGTTGCAACGCTAGGCTCAAAAGCCTTTGGTCTAGCTACAACACTAAACCtaagagccttggatgtgggtttggctgcaaggtcgtatcatgaaagtatgataactaaataaaaaaatttaatattagagaataaaattaaacaaaaaaaaagattaataaaaaaaaaacaaagcaaaccaCTATTCTAATAAATAAGAGCAGCTTTTTCTTAGAGTTAGAGTATTATGCCTGCTTTGcacatcattttttcttgttcttttaggtaATTAGAGTAGTTTATGTGTACTCTGTGTGTACTCGATGCATGTAATgaagttgtgttttttgttttcaagagtGTGAAATTGTTCTTGTATAGTTAAAGAAATATTGttgagtatttttatttgatgggaGAGTTGGTGGAGATTTAGAGTAGCTGAATTTTTTGAGGTGGGAAAATTAGTTACTCTTCTATTTCTGTAGTCTCTAAATTGAATAATCtagattttgtttaaatttttatataggaCACCATTAAATGAAGTcgtaaaaaattctcaaactaAATTTAAGCTTTCCACAATTATGTCCTAGATTGAAAGGTGACAAATGAATATTTCTCAAAATATACTTGctgttaattattaaaaaaaaaaacaaattaaagaacttgaacaaagaaaatatcaCACTCACAAGACCGCAGCAGGCAAGTTCTTATGTTTTCAACTATTGGTGTCCAAAGATTTCGAACTTGATTTAGTTTCTCTGGGTAAGAAACTGGAACGCAGACCTGATTCATTAAGCCAGACAATCATGATTTATTGCACCAATCAAATACCAAACAGGCCTTGGCACATGAAGTAAATGCACAACAAGAATTACGCTGTAGTTTCACGTTCACGTACCAAAATATATTACATTTTGAAACGTAAAACAAAGAATGAACTTGAAACATCCTAGGCTGCTTCCCTGTTGCAGGTAGTGATCTGGGTTCAAGATCAACAATTGCGATCGTGTTCAGagaacattctatttatagtttatacagTGCCTCCCCTATTATAAATGTAAGATTTTGCAAAACATACATAAGCAACCAATTGTACTGCACTCAACCCAGCTAGCAGCCAATAGAAATAATCAAGATGAGCCCGATTCAGATTATTAGCAAACCAGCTATATCGGCCATTCCCACCAGTTGCTTTCTCAATGATAGAGATAAGAAAGCTGCTTAGAAAGCTTCCAACACCAAAGATACTAAGGTAGAGTGAAAGACCAACACTCCTCAAGTCACTGGGGACCTGATCATAGAAAAACTCTTGCAGGCCAACCATGGTAAACGCTTCGGCAACTCCAAACAAGACATATTGAGGAATTAACCACCAAACACTCATTGGAATCGTCACATTTGGCAGATCAACTAGTCCATGTTCTTGGGCAGTTTTGAGCCTCTTCATCTCAACGAGAGCAGCAACAATCATAGCCACAACAGATATAAACATACCACTTCCAATTCTCTGAAGCATTGTAATGCCAGAGGGTTTTCTGGTTAAAGCTCTTGCTATAGGAACAAGGACACGATCATAGATTGGAATGAAGAGTACAATGGAGAGGCTGATAAAAGATTGAAGTGAAGCCGCTGGCAAGTCCAAACTGGGTGAAATCGATCTATCCATAGTAACTCCTTGCTTAGTGAAGAAAGTTGAGGTCTGTGCAAACACTATAGCAAATACCAAGCACGTAGCCCATATTGGAACAAGCCTAAGTAATGCCTTTGCTTCTTCAACATCACCGAGGCTGCATACCTTCCCATCTTCCTTTAAGCCATTTGGTGCAAGCAGGGCTTTGTTGAGGAACCTGTTACATTAGAAGATCCAAATTGCTATCTCAGAGGTGCTATGTGGAGCAAAGTAATTCAGACTGTTTTATGTAAATTTCATCACTCCAAGTTCTTATGCTAGAAAAAACAGATGAGATACTGTCAGTAAAACACTCTAGGGTAGCACAAGTCATTTTACATGGTGAAATATAGGAGTTCCCTCACTATAACATTCAAGTTTCCTGTTCTCTAAACTATATGGCTAGGAATCAACAAGCACTTGAAGTCGATAAAGCATCTTGAAGCCATATCAAACGGTAGTTGTTGCCAACCCCGCAAACAACAATTCAAATGCTTGAAGATCGTGCTCTCACAGTGCCTTATAACTAAGATCCTCAACCAACTGGCAAGAACAGAAAACAACCTTTGTTGAATGCCTATAGAAACATAAACCAGATGCATTTCAGAAGTTATGTAAATCATTTTACGGACTGAACACTACATTTATTatgcataaaaaacaattatacagCCTAATAAATTATGGGTGAATATATCTTAAGGATCTCTCCACTGACTAATTTAGCTTTTGGGCTTGGAGTTTTAACATGGTAAATTTTGTTTATAGACTTCATGCCTCAgccccttcaattttttatgcTGGTTGTGGATCCATTTATCTCAGTTTCTATTGACTTCTTTAATTATAACATTTAGCGCTATTGGGTTTGCATGCAAGGAAGCAATGTTCAAGGCGGAAGTCATACATTTGTTTGGTACAAAATACAATACAATTCAATGTAATTGCTGCATGGAGCTTAAGGACCTTTCCACCTACTAACCAGTACTTTTGGGTTGGGtgatttaaaaattgaaaattataaagaagCTAGTAGTTTTCTACATGAATGTTTAGAAGAATCACAGATCTTAAAACTATTTCCAGATAGGATATTACGTACTTTGTGAATCcaaaatggttaaaaataaaaagcctaAAAAAGTCTTTTGAAGTGTACTTAAAAGTCTCCTGACTACTTTGATGCATTTGTATTTACTTATAAATCGTAAAAAAGGGCCGATGCTATTTACTTAAAAGTCTCTTACTTGTACTGCTCAGAACTTTGGTGTGGTAGGGTTCCACGGGTTTCTTCCTCAAATGCTATTGCAGAAGGGGTGGTTCTCCAATTCCTAATCGAAGACACAAAAACCCAACCAATCCTCAGAAATGCGCTTTTCTCATCCCCTTTTATACTATATCGATACGTCTTAGTGCCAAGTAAGAAGATGATAAGTGCAATAACCATCACAGCACAAGGGATTCCAAATCCAAGACCCCAGTTAAGATTGTCTTGGATGTAGTTTAAAACCAGCAATGTTACTACTGTTCCGGCACACATGAAACAATACCACCAATTGAAGAAAGAGCTTTTTGCTTTGGATTCCTGAGGGTCCTGTCCATCAAACTGATCCGCTCCAAAAGCCTGAACGCAAGGTTTGTGCCCGCTTTGGCCAATCGCTACTAAATAGAGAGCAAAGAAGAACAAAATCAGTTGAAATGGAACCGGAGAACTTGGCAAATTAGTGCTTCGGAAGCCAGTAGCAGCAGCGTGGGAAGGAAGTAGAGCTGATAGAGTCAACAAGCCAAGTCCCTTTGACAATGGAGAGAGAAACTTTGTTAAACAAAAACAGCTGATAATTGCAAGTCCAAAACTGAGCATAATGCACTTCGAAAAGACATATCATCAAGGAACAAAACCATGGTTAAGTATCATAGATTATTATCATTAGCTAGTGTCTTAAGCACATTAGTTAGTTAAAGTTGTCTGAACGTCCCCGGTCTTGATTCATGCTATATTAGAGAGAGAGACGGGATGGTTTACCAAAATGTAAATAAGCGAAGCGAAAATGATGGTTCTGTATCTGCCAAGAAAAGAATCAGCAACAAATGCACCTAACAAGGGCAGCAACGACGCCGTGCCCGCCCACACATTCACGTTCTCCGCCGCAGTAGCCGTTGACTGACCCAACGGGCCGGTCAAATACGTAATTAAGTTGGAAGAAATTCCATAATACGCAAATCTCTCTGCAACTTCCACACCTTCACttccataaagaaaaatatgtgtatataaatataagaaattaaataaaaacgagaaattttaaaatttgttaaataatttaCCTATGATGAAAGATGCGGATCTCCATCCACCAGAATTGGATCTATAAGCGGGTCGGCTTTTATAGTCGACAGAACCATCAACGATGTCGTATGAGAGGAGTGGAGTTTGGTTAGAGGAGGACATGGCCGTGTCTCTCTCTGGTGTTTGTTCAACTATTGTTAGCAGCCACCGcagcaattattattattgtcctTCTCTCCGATTGAGTGGCCCTCAGAGTtttgcatttctttctttcttgcgtAAACTTTAGTTTGGTCCCTATAGATTCATCAATACTTCATTCCTATCTCTATAATTCAAAATACTTTCAATTCTACCACTGATCATTAAAATAGCCTGCAttttcagtttttgttttttttaggttcGTGTTGAGATCAGAgatctaatagaaaaaaataaaaataaattataaaatttaatttttaatcaatttaattttaaagataaaataaaaaaattaattaaaataaaaaataacttgagtcaatcCTAGATAATTTGCTAAATCTTGATTTGGGTTATAAAACAAGAAtaacatttatataaaacaaatcaaaataaattatgaaactcaaatcttaattaaattaatattaaataatgaaattaaaaaaatcaattaaaaaaacaattaagtttatttgaattaacttgttaaaattATGACACAagtcataaaattattataaccctataaatatcaaatcaaaataaattattaaacttaacccataaaaaatccaatattaattgaaataataataataataataataatcgatTGAACAGTGCAGTGCTTTGTGAGAGCCTCCTCTTCTCTTTAAGTAATTGCAGGTgttaattttctcaaattagaTAGTTCAATCTAACCTCTTAATAATCTCTTAATAATTTATccagaaatcaaaacaaatttacaaaCGGCTTCGTGGTAGGACGTGACCACATTTGCTagttagattaaattaattaaaaaatatataaataaagttaaaaggaatacaaaaacattttttccacAACTATTACCactatgaattataataataattcataatatCAGGGTTTATGGGAATtttagttattgattttttttttaatttaatccttatataatatatttatgggGATTGGATtttagttattgattttttttaatttaattcttatatgaTATGTTTATGGGGATTTagagtaaataattttttttaatttttctttatacgATTAATAGGTTAACCTGaattgactcggtttttttgttgcttttttaaataaattttttttttcatcttcatcctttaatattaagttgttcgataattaagtttcatgattttattcagtTTACTTTCAAATGCAATTACCCTAGTATCACGAGTGGATATGAGATTTTACATCTAGATCCGAGTGAGCTCggattgaattttcttattttttttaattatatatttttttaatttttattcttcaacattttatttgctataaattaaacttcattttttttttactttccatAAAACTATCAcgttctcatttgatttattagaaattgatcTTCAgacttttttttctactttcctTTCTATGAGAATATCCGAATATTATACCCGTGATTGCAGAgtttacgggttaacccagtttaattggaacttgtttgttttttagtttttttttaatttttttcttaattccaCTCTTTAACATTAAGTTGTTTAATAATCTAGAAGGGCTAGAGTTAaggtttttttacatttttttggtttttttttcaatttaattttttttcgtgttttttatttataatatttaaattaacaattgaaccaataactcaaattttaaattttttttcttgacattatttttttacattgaaaaaaaacttggtcAGCCCATGGCAAAGCGGGGGACACAAATCtagtagaatatatatatgttattgatTGAAATGAAAGAGAATTACCGAATAATAATTaggtttgattaaaaattacttgaacttttgaattgaggatataaaatttacatttttccatggaaatcaaaatattatggacACAAATCATAGACccaaccaaacaaagaaaaattcttgaaatGGTAAAAGGTTTTTTGCTGAAATATATAGGTGCTTAAAATCTTAATCAACTTGATTTAGGATATAAATTGCTCATAATCTTCATTATCAACGGTTAATCccaaaaaataggaaaaacaaatGTATGATCATTAAGATAATCAACTAGGTTTGATTTTGAACATAATTATTCACTGTATCCAATCTACTTCATGGTGAAAATGAAATTGCTGGGTCAATGTGCTGGTTCGAAGATAAATACATGGCCTGTCCATTTGAAAGAAACCATATGATGGGCCTCGGTGGTGTATGGAGTTTTGTGATTGATTTTGTTTAGGACtggttcattgttttttttaccaaaaaaacaaagttcagAACTATTAAATAAAAGCACTAAAGCCTAGCCCGATATCCCGGTGGCCCGAAGCTCATAATAAGCTAGGAACGAGCTTTAATAATAGGCTCAAGTAACCAGCCAAGCctgagataaaattaaaaaaaaaaacaaaaaaataacacaagtcAATCTacattaacctatcaaacctgcgaagatataagattgagataattctaaaaaaaaaaacaaagtatgaagaaaaatcctcaataaaatcCTTGTTtaatgacaaaattgaaaaacatcaattaaaaaggacaaaaacatAACAACCCAaattaatatgaattaatttgtcAAGCCCATGATCTAGATCATGAGACTGTAATaacctcaaataaaacaaattgaaacaaattatatcaattaatccaatgttgaaagataaaattgaaaaaaaaagatcaattaaaaaaggacctagaaaaaaacttaagtcaacCATGATTAACCTGTCAAAGTCACAATACGGCTCGACTgagataatttcatataaaaaaattaaaataaattatgaaattcaatcctcgataatctaatattaaataataaaattaaaaatacatcaaaaaaaatatatatatatatatatatatttatatatatatatatatatatatatcatttaatattagatttattatagattaaacttcataatttatttcagtttgttttctataaagttatcttagtctcatgaaaTCACGAGTTTTACAAATTAATCTAGTTGActcggatttttttttgttctttttatagtttattttttttaatttcatcattcaccAATTAGGTTGATTAgataaacttcataatttatttcagtttactttctataaggttatctcaatctcataacctGAATTAAGAGTTTTGCGGTTTAAATTGGGTTAAATAGagtcttcttttaatttgttttttttcctctatttcatcattcaatgttaATGTAGCCCAActtaaaaattcatattatcATTAATGTTTACTTTTTGACaagacatttatttttaatttaaccataTCGATGAaccaataaatcttttttttactgaaattttAGTAGAATTTCCTCTATATTTATAACATCTCAAGTTATCAACTAAACATGTAcacttcaaaaaaacaatatttttcaaactcgATCCAATCATTCTGGATCATATTCACCACATCTATAAcataagttatattttttcaaacactttttcctctttcttattttttttacatgttaaaaataaacggCAAGACCACATTTATAATCTTTCTTGAACTATAAAacttcaaggaaaataaaatgaatgttcAAGATTAAAGTATGAAAGGATTTCCTAAACAAATTCCATTTCATTGGAAAACAAATACattatttagaaattataaCTTGAAGAGCATATATGCAAAGTTCATAACATGAAAAGATAACTACTATACTTATCCTCACAAGATAAAGTAACTAGTAATTTAGTTATAAGTCTAGTAAATTTAGATAACATCCCAAAAGTTTAACAAACAAACATTAgtcaaataaattcatcaagttTACATTACAAAAGTCTAGCTATCTAGAACAAAATAGATACATCCCCAACTAAAATACTACTTTTGTCGTGATTGAGATATACCTGTGAATcaaacatataaatttaaaattacttttcaaatgaaaactcttattttttttaatatgtaaacTACAATGCCTTGTGTTCTCCTTTGGTCATatggttttctttttactaAATCTTTTTATACATGCTTTTGTTCctaaaaatatacaattaatgattttttaccaTTAGGAATCTAATTAACTCGATTAATACCTACATTTGTTTAGAATGATATCTTTAGCTTTCATGATCcgaaagaaaaaca
This window of the Populus trichocarpa isolate Nisqually-1 chromosome 13, P.trichocarpa_v4.1, whole genome shotgun sequence genome carries:
- the LOC18104398 gene encoding protein NRT1/ PTR FAMILY 5.10, with product MSSSNQTPLLSYDIVDGSVDYKSRPAYRSNSGGWRSASFIIGVEVAERFAYYGISSNLITYLTGPLGQSTATAAENVNVWAGTASLLPLLGAFVADSFLGRYRTIIFASLIYILGLGLLTLSALLPSHAAATGFRSTNLPSSPVPFQLILFFFALYLVAIGQSGHKPCVQAFGADQFDGQDPQESKAKSSFFNWWYCFMCAGTVVTLLVLNYIQDNLNWGLGFGIPCAVMVIALIIFLLGTKTYRYSIKGDEKSAFLRIGWVFVSSIRNWRTTPSAIAFEEETRGTLPHQSSEQYKFLNKALLAPNGLKEDGKVCSLGDVEEAKALLRLVPIWATCLVFAIVFAQTSTFFTKQGVTMDRSISPSLDLPAASLQSFISLSIVLFIPIYDRVLVPIARALTRKPSGITMLQRIGSGMFISVVAMIVAALVEMKRLKTAQEHGLVDLPNVTIPMSVWWLIPQYVLFGVAEAFTMVGLQEFFYDQVPSDLRSVGLSLYLSIFGVGSFLSSFLISIIEKATGGNGRYSWFANNLNRAHLDYFYWLLAGLSAVQLVAYVCFAKSYIYNRGGTV